Part of the Salinigranum rubrum genome is shown below.
CCGTCGGTTCCTCGAACTCGCCGGGACCGGCACCGCGTTCTCGCTCGCAGGCTGTAGCGCCCTCCAGGACGACGCCGCGCCGCAGGCACAGACGACGGAGTCTGAAACCGGGGACGCCCCCTCGTCGGGAGCGAGTCGGCAAGCGACCGTCGCGCTCCGGGCCGACCAGCAGGCGCTCCAGCAGCGCCAGCAGGAGATTTCCTCGGAACTCCGTTCGGGGAACATCTCCCGGTCCGAGGCCCAACAGCAGTACCAGACGGCACAGCAGGAACTCCTCTCGGACGCCGTGACGTCGTTCAGAGAACGTGCGGAGTCGACGGAGTCGCTCAGTATCGTCGACAGCGTCGAGCAGTTCGGCGTCTTCCTCGTCGAGGGACCCGCGGCGACGATTCTCGACACCCTGTCGTTCGACGCCGTGAACGCCCTCCTCTCCGCGGCGACGTTCGAGCAGGCGAGACAGCAAGCACAGCAGTCCCAGCAGGGACAGCAGACGGAGGCCGCGACTGGCGGGGGAGACGGGACGAACACGACGTCGACTGCGACGACGACTTCGCCGACGTCGAACTGACTCCGGTCGCCGAGCGGTGAGCGACGAACGTCGCGCCTGAAGCACGGCGTGTCGAGCGACGAACGTCGGACTCGAACTCAGAGGTGCCGCTCGTACAGTCGGTAGGGGACCGTCGTCTCCCAGTCGGTGTGAGGGTCCCGTTCGTCGGTCGCCGCGAACCCGAACTCGCGATACAGGTGGACGGCGGCTTCGAGTTCGTCGACCGTCCAGAGGAACACCCGGTCGTACCCCTGTCGTCGACAGAAGGCCATCGCGGCGTCGAGGAGGTCACGGCCGAGTCCGCGACCGTGAAGCGACGGGGCGAGGATGAAGTACCGCACCTGCGCGCCCTCCGCGCCGACGGCCCGGCCGTCGACGACGATGCCGCCCAGCACGCGGTCGTCGCCGTCGACGACCGTCCACAGTCCGTCGCGCGCTGGGTCGTACCGGGCGACGAACTCGGCGATGCCGTCGGCAATGTCCGCCTCGAACTGCGGGCCGAGTTCCCAGAGGTCGCCGTAGTACCGCGCGTGGAGGTCGGTCAGCCGACCGATCACCCCGGGAACGTATCCTCGTTGCAGTTCGTACGCGCTCATCCGGTAGAGAGCGGCATCGGGTCCACAAAACCCTTGAGGTGAGGCCCACGTCGCCCGCGCCGTCTCCGGACGCCACTTCCGCTACCACTCGTCCGTGACTCGGCCTCGCCGCCATCGCCTACATCGCCGAGGTTTCGAGGAGCCTGAGACCCGTTACACCGCGGGCCTCCGAACGTCGTCACGCCCGCTCGGATGTGAAGCGTGGCGTCGGGCGGGCGGACT
Proteins encoded:
- a CDS encoding GNAT family N-acetyltransferase, which produces MSAYELQRGYVPGVIGRLTDLHARYYGDLWELGPQFEADIADGIAEFVARYDPARDGLWTVVDGDDRVLGGIVVDGRAVGAEGAQVRYFILAPSLHGRGLGRDLLDAAMAFCRRQGYDRVFLWTVDELEAAVHLYREFGFAATDERDPHTDWETTVPYRLYERHL